One Campylobacter massiliensis DNA window includes the following coding sequences:
- the hypD gene encoding hydrogenase formation protein HypD, whose product MNLINDFRDKELILAFSKLIKKESVKPLNIMEICGGHTHSIMKFGLPQLVGEHINFVHGPGCPVCVMPRSRIDEAIKLAQMPGVILCTLADMLRVPGSNTSLQKLRGEGCDIRALYSPLDCIKIARENPEKSVIFFAIGFETTTPMSANLVQKTLELGLKNLFFHINHVTVPAPVRAILNDENVKIDAFLGPSHVSVITGYGIYESIAAEYKKPIAVSGFEPLDLMDGILNLVRQQNAGTHEVYNEYARVVTREGNQKAKALIDEFFEPCDFSWRGLGMIAQSGMKLRPEYAELDARVKFDCSVQSKGESKACICPEILRGRAKPFDCKIFAKACTPKTPVGSCMVSSEGACAAYYKYGDVKSAG is encoded by the coding sequence GTGAATCTAATCAATGATTTTCGCGATAAAGAGCTTATCTTAGCGTTTTCAAAACTCATCAAAAAAGAGAGCGTAAAACCGCTAAATATCATGGAAATTTGCGGCGGACATACGCACTCGATCATGAAATTTGGCCTACCGCAGTTAGTCGGCGAACATATAAATTTCGTCCACGGCCCGGGCTGTCCGGTGTGCGTGATGCCAAGGAGCCGCATAGACGAGGCGATCAAGCTAGCTCAGATGCCAGGCGTGATTCTCTGCACTCTAGCCGATATGCTCAGAGTCCCAGGCTCAAACACCAGCCTGCAAAAACTGCGCGGCGAAGGTTGCGACATCAGGGCGCTATATAGCCCGCTAGATTGCATCAAAATCGCGCGGGAAAATCCCGAAAAGAGCGTGATATTTTTCGCGATCGGGTTTGAGACGACGACTCCTATGAGCGCAAATTTAGTGCAAAAGACGCTGGAGCTCGGGCTAAAAAATCTATTTTTCCATATAAATCACGTTACCGTCCCAGCACCCGTGCGAGCGATCCTAAACGACGAAAACGTTAAGATCGACGCGTTTTTGGGGCCTAGCCACGTGAGCGTGATCACGGGCTACGGCATATACGAGAGTATCGCGGCCGAGTACAAAAAACCTATCGCGGTTAGCGGATTTGAGCCGCTTGATCTGATGGACGGCATCCTAAACCTCGTCCGCCAGCAAAACGCAGGCACGCACGAGGTCTATAACGAATACGCCAGAGTCGTCACGCGCGAGGGCAATCAAAAAGCAAAGGCGCTCATAGACGAGTTTTTCGAGCCGTGCGACTTCTCGTGGCGCGGTCTTGGTATGATCGCGCAAAGCGGTATGAAGCTACGCCCCGAGTACGCCGAGCTTGACGCGAGGGTCAAATTTGACTGTAGCGTGCAAAGCAAAGGCGAGAGCAAGGCCTGTATCTGTCCCGAAATTTTACGCGGACGAGCAAAGCCTTTCGACTGTAAAATTTTCGCTAAAGCCTGTACGCCAAAAACCCCGGTAGGCTCATGCATGGTCTCTAGCGAGGGCGCATGCGCGGCATACTACAAATACGGCGACGTCAAAAGCGCGGGGTAA
- the nhaA gene encoding Na+/H+ antiporter NhaA, which yields MKHISFKNFVQNEASSGILLILAAIFAMIFQNGFLSGFYNSFLRINMGVVFGEFSLQKPFILWVNDGLMAVFFFLLGLELKREIVEGEMRNPAQIVLPIVGAVGGIVMPALVFYVFNHADAFALKGWAIPTATDTAFALGIIMILGKRVPASLKIFLVTLSIIDDVCAILIMAIFYSGHLSAMSFVVAGAATLGLLALNLAGVNKKACYVILGIILWVSVLKSGVHATLAGVVAAFFIPLKAKDGEGSMLKQIEHDLHGYVAFFVLPVFAFVNAGISLKGIGLEQIFHPVSLGVILGLFAGKQLGVFGFCFLAIKFKLAKLPKYCNLAQFYGLCLLTGIGFTMSLFINSLSYHDTYEFAYADKLAVLIASLISGVTGYAMLYWAGRHRIMKCVE from the coding sequence TTGAAACATATTTCTTTTAAAAATTTCGTCCAAAACGAGGCGAGCTCGGGTATCTTGCTCATACTTGCCGCGATTTTTGCGATGATATTTCAAAACGGTTTTTTGAGCGGATTTTACAACTCTTTTTTACGCATAAATATGGGCGTGGTTTTCGGTGAATTTAGCCTGCAAAAGCCGTTTATTTTGTGGGTGAACGACGGTCTCATGGCGGTTTTTTTCTTTCTTTTAGGGCTTGAGCTAAAGCGCGAGATAGTCGAGGGCGAGATGCGAAATCCCGCTCAGATCGTGCTACCTATCGTAGGCGCCGTCGGCGGCATCGTCATGCCCGCGCTCGTTTTTTACGTGTTTAACCATGCCGATGCTTTCGCACTAAAAGGCTGGGCGATCCCGACCGCGACGGACACGGCGTTTGCTCTAGGTATCATAATGATTTTAGGCAAAAGAGTGCCGGCGAGTCTTAAAATTTTCCTCGTGACGTTATCTATCATCGACGACGTTTGCGCGATTTTGATAATGGCGATATTTTACAGCGGCCATCTCTCGGCGATGTCGTTTGTGGTTGCTGGGGCGGCTACTTTGGGGCTTTTGGCTTTAAATTTAGCCGGCGTAAATAAAAAAGCCTGCTACGTGATTTTGGGCATAATCCTTTGGGTGAGCGTGCTAAAATCGGGCGTGCATGCGACGCTAGCGGGCGTCGTGGCGGCATTTTTTATACCGCTTAAGGCAAAGGACGGTGAGGGCTCGATGTTAAAACAGATCGAGCACGACCTGCACGGCTACGTCGCCTTTTTCGTGTTGCCGGTGTTTGCCTTCGTAAATGCGGGCATCTCGCTAAAAGGCATCGGGCTGGAGCAGATTTTCCACCCCGTGTCGCTAGGCGTCATACTGGGGCTGTTTGCGGGCAAGCAGCTAGGGGTGTTTGGATTTTGCTTTCTTGCGATCAAATTTAAGCTCGCAAAGCTACCGAAATACTGCAATCTAGCTCAGTTTTACGGCCTTTGCTTGCTTACTGGCATCGGCTTTACGATGAGTCTTTTTATAAATTCGCTCTCCTATCACGACACCTACGAGTTCGCGTACGCCGATAAGCTCGCGGTACTCATCGCGTCGCTGATCTCGGGCGTGACGGGCTATGCGATGCTCTACTGGGCCGGACGACACAGGATAATGAAATGCGTGGAGTAG
- a CDS encoding DUF2157 domain-containing protein, with protein sequence MMIFHKNFLADELAKWREEGLVSDEAARKIAARYDIDLSGANERRSFILKLVAYLFLALSLFTLVGANWEELPRAVRLIIVLGILAAVNFSGVLAQKNGKETQATTLFFLGNFCYGAAIVLVAQIYHLGEHMPNGVLLWAVGALALALATRKSIITLQALILGLVWFLMEFEFSGVSHGFLLFIVASAAVLWRDDSRLLTGALFASVFTYIVSFVLYERYFMTDLRVDDAFYGVHFFALSYCLLAVCTSFLLERAGKFELAFYLKNIGIVCGAGILCFDMSLYEDLHFSRPWPYGTQNYENVLNGVTFLKSVFGALFVAFCAASLGLAFYFKKYAAAIVGALLVALPFILDAFAGYEEGVFSLIGVCVAVALIKQNNMKFGIVLIFWVAFVRYVDLVGDYVSASALFLVFALVVLGVSRISKKRSAR encoded by the coding sequence ATGATGATATTTCATAAAAATTTTCTCGCAGACGAGCTTGCGAAGTGGCGAGAAGAAGGGCTAGTAAGCGATGAGGCGGCGCGCAAGATAGCGGCTAGATACGATATAGATTTATCGGGCGCAAACGAGCGGCGAAGCTTTATATTAAAGCTCGTCGCGTATCTATTCTTGGCGCTTTCGCTATTTACTTTGGTCGGCGCAAACTGGGAGGAGCTGCCGCGCGCCGTGAGGCTAATCATAGTGCTTGGCATACTCGCGGCGGTAAATTTTAGCGGAGTTTTGGCGCAGAAAAACGGTAAAGAGACGCAGGCTACGACGCTATTTTTCCTGGGTAACTTTTGCTACGGCGCGGCGATCGTTTTAGTTGCGCAAATTTACCACCTAGGCGAGCATATGCCAAACGGCGTGCTGCTGTGGGCGGTCGGAGCGCTGGCGCTCGCGCTTGCTACGCGCAAGTCCATCATCACACTTCAGGCTCTTATTTTGGGGCTTGTTTGGTTTTTGATGGAGTTTGAGTTTAGCGGCGTTTCGCACGGATTTTTGCTATTTATCGTAGCTAGTGCGGCCGTGCTTTGGCGCGACGATTCGCGGCTGCTTACGGGCGCGCTTTTTGCGAGCGTGTTTACTTATATCGTATCTTTCGTGCTTTACGAGCGGTATTTTATGACGGATTTGCGCGTGGACGACGCGTTTTACGGCGTTCATTTTTTCGCGCTTAGTTACTGCTTGCTAGCCGTTTGCACTTCGTTTTTGCTTGAGAGAGCGGGCAAATTTGAACTCGCGTTTTATCTCAAAAACATCGGCATCGTCTGCGGCGCGGGCATCTTGTGTTTTGATATGTCGCTTTACGAGGATTTGCATTTTTCGCGTCCGTGGCCTTACGGCACGCAGAACTACGAGAATGTTTTAAACGGCGTTACATTTTTAAAAAGCGTGTTTGGGGCGCTATTTGTGGCTTTTTGCGCGGCCTCTTTGGGGCTTGCGTTTTACTTTAAAAAATACGCCGCCGCTATCGTCGGAGCGCTTTTGGTCGCTCTACCTTTTATCTTAGACGCGTTTGCAGGCTACGAGGAGGGGGTGTTTTCGCTCATCGGTGTTTGCGTCGCGGTCGCTCTTATCAAGCAAAATAATATGAAATTCGGCATAGTGCTCATCTTTTGGGTGGCTTTCGTGCGATATGTGGATCTGGTTGGCGATTACGTCAGTGCTAGCGCGCTGTTTTTGGTGTTTGCGCTGGTGGTGCTCGGCGTGTCTAGGATCTCTAAAAAAAGGAGCGCGAGATGA
- a CDS encoding HypC/HybG/HupF family hydrogenase formation chaperone, producing the protein MCLSIPSKVVAIDEDNVATVETLGVSRRVSLDLIAEPVAVGEYVLIHVGYAMEKIDTKFALESIEIYRQIAKDMQNGQIGADEGDAGLGAMQEAANKLDAKEKA; encoded by the coding sequence ATGTGCCTCTCAATCCCGTCAAAAGTGGTCGCGATCGACGAAGATAACGTCGCTACCGTAGAGACGCTAGGCGTGAGTCGCCGCGTAAGCCTCGATCTCATCGCCGAGCCCGTGGCCGTAGGCGAATACGTGCTCATACACGTCGGCTACGCGATGGAGAAAATCGATACGAAATTTGCGCTAGAAAGCATCGAAATCTACCGCCAAATCGCCAAAGATATGCAAAACGGCCAGATCGGCGCAGACGAGGGCGACGCGGGACTAGGCGCTATGCAAGAGGCGGCAAACAAGCTGGACGCAAAGGAAAAAGCGTGA
- the hypB gene encoding hydrogenase nickel incorporation protein HypB, whose product MCKDCGCSLGGHDHAHTHADGTTHSHAHDHGAEHGHGAAHEHSHGHAHPALNESKTVEVITKILSQNDEEAAHNRAHLDEHGILCVNLMSSPGSGKTTLLEATIKSGKFKIGVVEGDLETNQDADRIIKAGGKAHQITTGQACHLDAFMVHEGLHHLPLEGLDIVFVENVGNLVCPASYDVGSHFNVVLLSVPEGDDKVAKYPVMFRAADLIVITKISLLPHFEFDVKKVVKEARKLNPKVDVVELDAKTGEGMEKWLNFLKFKKELR is encoded by the coding sequence ATGTGTAAAGATTGCGGATGCTCGCTGGGCGGGCACGACCACGCCCACACTCACGCAGACGGCACGACACACTCGCACGCTCACGATCACGGCGCCGAACACGGACACGGCGCGGCTCACGAGCATAGTCACGGCCATGCGCACCCTGCGCTAAACGAGAGCAAAACGGTTGAAGTGATAACTAAAATTTTATCCCAAAACGACGAAGAGGCCGCGCACAACCGCGCTCATTTGGACGAGCACGGGATTTTATGCGTAAATCTCATGAGCAGCCCCGGCAGCGGCAAGACAACGCTACTAGAAGCTACGATAAAAAGCGGTAAATTTAAAATCGGCGTCGTCGAGGGCGATCTAGAAACCAACCAAGACGCCGACCGCATCATAAAAGCTGGCGGCAAAGCCCACCAAATAACGACCGGACAGGCATGTCACCTCGATGCCTTTATGGTGCACGAGGGACTTCACCATCTGCCGCTAGAGGGCCTTGATATAGTTTTCGTAGAAAACGTCGGCAACCTCGTTTGCCCCGCTAGCTACGACGTGGGCTCGCACTTTAACGTCGTGCTGCTCTCGGTACCTGAAGGTGACGACAAGGTGGCCAAATATCCCGTGATGTTTCGCGCCGCCGATCTCATCGTGATAACCAAAATTTCGCTGTTGCCGCATTTTGAATTTGACGTGAAAAAAGTCGTCAAAGAGGCTCGCAAACTAAATCCGAAGGTCGATGTCGTCGAGCTTGACGCAAAAACGGGCGAAGGTATGGAGAAGTGGTTAAATTTCTTAAAATTTAAAAAAGAGCTTAGATAA
- the mltG gene encoding endolytic transglycosylase MltG, with product MTNIKTAGIKMRQIFFIISEMIFIFFLSFLVYLSRPVSVSEVIFVPQGSTLGIISYLSEKNTDTNKFDAVILRTMGHVQAGWIDLGAAKLSKLDFLYKLTTAKAALTQITLIPGETTAVFLQEVAKKLNLSETKLNEFYAKFAPLGDGFLVPETYKVPLGVNEEQLAAHLVNLSKKSHEKTATELLGNYDEKRWSEYLVTASVVQKEAANEDEMPLVASVIQNRLKKGMKLQMDGTLNYGLYSHETVTAERIRSDKSKFNTYLNEGLPPSPVCTVGLAAIRAAIRPAQSEFLYFVRDKKTGKHKFSATYEEHVGAINSQK from the coding sequence ATGACGAATATCAAAACCGCGGGGATCAAAATGCGCCAAATTTTCTTCATTATCAGCGAGATGATTTTCATATTTTTTCTGAGCTTTCTTGTTTATCTTAGCCGCCCGGTGAGCGTGAGCGAGGTCATTTTCGTGCCTCAGGGCAGTACGCTTGGGATTATATCATATCTAAGCGAAAAAAATACGGACACAAATAAATTTGACGCCGTGATCTTGCGCACTATGGGGCACGTGCAGGCAGGCTGGATAGACCTGGGCGCGGCAAAGCTTAGCAAGCTTGATTTTTTATATAAACTCACGACCGCAAAGGCGGCTCTAACGCAAATAACGCTGATTCCCGGCGAAACGACGGCCGTATTTTTGCAAGAGGTCGCAAAAAAGCTAAATTTGAGCGAGACGAAGCTAAATGAATTTTACGCCAAATTTGCTCCGCTAGGGGACGGCTTTTTAGTGCCTGAGACATACAAAGTACCGCTTGGCGTAAACGAAGAACAGCTAGCGGCGCATCTGGTAAATTTATCTAAAAAATCCCACGAAAAAACGGCGACTGAGCTACTCGGTAACTACGACGAAAAGCGCTGGAGCGAGTATCTCGTGACGGCCTCGGTCGTGCAAAAGGAGGCCGCAAACGAGGATGAGATGCCCCTTGTGGCCTCCGTTATCCAAAACCGCCTAAAAAAGGGTATGAAGCTGCAAATGGACGGTACGTTAAACTACGGGCTATATTCGCACGAGACGGTCACGGCCGAGCGCATACGAAGCGATAAGAGCAAATTTAACACCTATCTAAACGAAGGTCTGCCGCCAAGCCCCGTCTGCACCGTGGGTCTAGCGGCGATACGGGCGGCGATAAGGCCGGCGCAGAGCGAGTTTTTGTACTTCGTTCGCGATAAAAAGACTGGCAAGCATAAATTTAGCGCGACGTACGAGGAGCACGTAGGCGCGATAAATTCCCAAAAATAG
- a CDS encoding YhdP family protein, with product MKIISLIMKKIWRILIPAVLIFVIFIAVLKHGVEIENIDAGDFKIEQLYIKLDKKIILRAKNIEIPKQSAKDSSEDALLDLSKNIVWIDRLFDEILLERVKFLNSESTLFYRDDVFYLDSPFLAVSSNFKDTEDGITANVYLLEFKDFNITLSGVSNADLRRQIYDFNGTFSSHELNGNATVNLKKGELKYELSDINATSLRGFMDELGAKTGLDKEIKNWIYGYITADNYFVKSLRGRFDLNSQEPYLNELSAQGFSKNVKVKFHEKLPAATAEGVDVELKKGSLFFTLKNPKWQGKNLNGSTLEIYKIFEEKGAGLTLNLQTSALYDKSVNSILKAYDIEVPVEQLSGKTDGKLALDIKFDPLEVTPKGKFKVTGGQTLIAGAKFNVDTADVELLNDKLKVNAKNTGMDFFSADAAVDLDLGKLAGDINGTLKGLNLAFGKSEILKLGAVPFAARLDFSGKDTKLDIASPAAVGLKFGAQNEINLPDAKSLLPYSPLLKSLKISEGGVNIKTKDFENLSIEANDVKFETPLFKKDGSPYDADSFTIDVNAKGATGKSKSGGLNFKISGGKTELFIKELDLVLSGDENLTDKEADIEFEAKGSKLVLNDFNATLDLLAYSGQSADGTVRFDAKPARGNFSLIKSDKKIEMSANDIRGEFINSIFNIKSFEGGSFKMRVLGGSTDDFKGEVRLIGATLKDYTFYNQLLTFLNSVPSLLVFKTPDFSADGYPVKFGKILFEKKADVLKFLAIELESSSADIGGHGTINLATKEIDVDLELKLLKDASSIIDKIPLINQIVLGKDRTLSTVIKVRGTLQKPQYSTQILQDALLSPFKIIRNVLEAPFLIFE from the coding sequence ATGAAAATCATCTCGCTGATAATGAAGAAAATTTGGCGCATTTTGATCCCCGCGGTTTTGATATTCGTCATTTTTATAGCCGTCCTAAAACACGGCGTCGAGATAGAAAATATCGACGCGGGCGACTTTAAAATAGAGCAATTATATATAAAACTCGATAAAAAAATAATTTTACGCGCGAAAAATATAGAGATACCTAAACAAAGCGCCAAGGATAGCTCCGAGGACGCGCTGCTAGATCTATCCAAAAACATCGTCTGGATCGACAGGCTGTTTGACGAAATTTTACTCGAACGCGTCAAATTTTTAAACAGCGAGTCCACGCTGTTTTACAGAGACGACGTTTTTTATCTAGATAGCCCGTTTTTGGCGGTTAGCTCAAATTTTAAAGATACCGAAGACGGTATCACCGCAAACGTTTATCTGCTCGAGTTTAAGGACTTTAACATCACCTTAAGCGGCGTTAGTAATGCCGATTTAAGGCGTCAAATTTACGATTTTAACGGTACGTTTTCCAGTCACGAACTAAACGGAAACGCTACCGTAAATCTCAAAAAAGGCGAGCTAAAATACGAACTAAGCGACATAAACGCAACTAGCCTAAGGGGCTTTATGGATGAGCTGGGCGCAAAAACGGGGCTAGATAAAGAGATAAAAAACTGGATCTACGGCTATATCACGGCGGATAACTACTTCGTAAAATCGCTTCGGGGCAGGTTTGATCTAAACAGCCAAGAACCCTATCTAAACGAGCTTAGCGCGCAGGGTTTTTCAAAAAACGTAAAGGTTAAATTTCACGAAAAACTACCCGCCGCCACAGCCGAAGGAGTCGACGTCGAGCTAAAAAAAGGTTCGCTATTTTTCACGCTAAAAAACCCGAAATGGCAAGGCAAAAATCTAAACGGAAGCACTCTTGAAATCTATAAAATTTTCGAGGAAAAAGGCGCTGGACTCACGCTAAATTTGCAAACCTCGGCCCTCTACGACAAAAGCGTAAACTCCATACTAAAAGCCTACGACATCGAGGTTCCCGTTGAACAGCTAAGCGGCAAAACGGACGGCAAACTCGCTCTTGATATCAAATTTGACCCGCTAGAGGTGACGCCTAAGGGTAAATTTAAAGTCACGGGCGGACAGACTCTAATTGCGGGAGCTAAATTTAACGTAGATACCGCAGACGTCGAGCTTTTAAATGATAAGCTAAAGGTAAATGCGAAAAATACGGGGATGGACTTTTTTAGCGCGGACGCGGCGGTAGATCTTGATCTAGGCAAGCTCGCAGGCGACATAAACGGCACGCTAAAGGGGCTAAATTTAGCCTTCGGCAAGAGCGAAATTTTAAAACTAGGCGCGGTGCCGTTTGCGGCCAGGCTTGATTTTAGCGGCAAGGATACGAAGCTAGATATCGCTTCGCCAGCCGCCGTGGGTTTAAAATTCGGCGCGCAAAACGAGATAAATTTGCCTGACGCAAAGAGCCTACTGCCCTACTCGCCGCTGCTAAAAAGCCTAAAAATATCAGAAGGCGGCGTAAATATAAAAACCAAAGATTTTGAAAATCTTAGCATCGAGGCTAACGACGTTAAATTTGAAACGCCGCTGTTTAAAAAAGACGGCTCGCCCTACGACGCCGATAGTTTTACCATCGACGTAAACGCAAAAGGCGCAACGGGCAAAAGCAAAAGCGGCGGGCTAAATTTCAAAATCTCGGGCGGCAAGACGGAGCTTTTTATAAAAGAGCTCGATCTTGTGCTTAGCGGCGACGAAAATCTAACCGATAAGGAAGCCGACATCGAGTTTGAAGCCAAGGGCTCGAAGCTCGTTTTAAACGATTTTAACGCGACTCTGGACCTGCTAGCTTATAGCGGCCAAAGTGCGGACGGGACGGTGAGATTTGACGCCAAGCCCGCTCGCGGCAACTTTTCGCTCATAAAATCGGACAAAAAAATTGAAATGTCGGCAAACGACATCAGAGGCGAGTTTATCAACTCGATTTTTAACATCAAAAGCTTTGAGGGCGGCAGCTTTAAAATGCGCGTTTTAGGCGGCAGCACCGATGATTTTAAGGGCGAAGTAAGGCTGATCGGCGCCACGCTAAAAGACTACACGTTTTACAATCAGCTTCTCACGTTTTTAAACTCCGTACCCTCCCTACTCGTGTTTAAGACGCCGGATTTTAGCGCCGACGGATATCCGGTGAAATTCGGCAAAATTTTATTTGAGAAAAAGGCAGATGTGCTAAAGTTTCTAGCCATCGAGCTAGAGAGCTCGAGCGCGGATATCGGCGGGCACGGCACGATAAATCTCGCAACCAAAGAGATCGACGTGGATCTGGAGCTAAAGCTGCTAAAGGACGCCAGCTCCATCATCGACAAGATCCCGCTCATAAATCAGATCGTGCTAGGCAAAGACCGCACCCTCTCGACCGTCATAAAGGTTCGCGGAACGCTGCAAAAGCCGCAATACTCGACGCAAATCCTGCAAGACGCGCTGCTTTCGCCGTTTAAGATAATCAGAAACGTACTCGAAGCGCCGTTTTTGATATTTGAGTAA
- the hypA gene encoding hydrogenase maturation nickel metallochaperone HypA encodes MHELSIVQSLVALCEKNAAANGAKEVVRLEVRIGRLSGVEPHYLESAFEVYKAGTICENAELLIALQNVAVECKSCGFSGELSENDFTCPACGSQELDVTGGEDMHLMRLEMR; translated from the coding sequence ATGCACGAACTAAGCATAGTGCAAAGCCTAGTCGCGCTTTGCGAGAAAAACGCCGCCGCAAACGGCGCGAAAGAGGTCGTGCGCCTTGAAGTGCGTATCGGACGGCTAAGCGGCGTCGAGCCTCACTACCTAGAAAGCGCGTTTGAGGTTTATAAAGCGGGCACGATCTGCGAAAATGCCGAGCTTTTGATCGCCTTGCAAAACGTCGCCGTAGAGTGCAAAAGCTGCGGTTTTAGCGGCGAGCTTAGTGAAAACGACTTCACCTGTCCGGCCTGCGGCTCGCAGGAGCTTGATGTCACGGGCGGCGAGGATATGCACCTCATGCGCCTTGAGATGCGGTGA
- the hypE gene encoding hydrogenase expression/formation protein HypE — translation MSKIMLSHGGGGEEMNSLINETIFRIFDNEILRESNDSAILNFSDFCADESDKCSANSALKFNGKLAFSTDSFVVTPIFFNGGDIGKIAACGTINDLAMVGAEAKYLSCALIVEEGLEISELERVLGSLATVARENGVRIVCGDTKVVPRGKCDKVFINTSGIGEIVCEGVELKSLRAGAKILISGDVGRHGAVVLASREELDLQSELKSDCKALVGAVKALIEGGVKPLCMRDATRGGLSAVLNEWAKFSGLDILVREEDIRVSDEVTGVCELFGFEPYELANEGTFVLAVDEKDEARALEILRKFDANAALIGEILGAANGRVILQNAYGSKRFLEAPKGELLPRIC, via the coding sequence ATGAGCAAAATAATGCTAAGCCATGGCGGCGGCGGCGAGGAGATGAACTCGCTCATAAACGAGACGATTTTTAGGATATTCGACAACGAAATTTTGCGCGAGAGCAACGATAGCGCGATACTAAATTTTAGCGACTTTTGCGCGGACGAGAGCGATAAATGCTCGGCAAATTCGGCACTTAAATTTAACGGCAAGCTTGCCTTTAGCACCGATAGCTTCGTGGTTACGCCGATATTTTTTAACGGCGGCGATATCGGCAAGATCGCCGCATGCGGCACGATAAACGACCTAGCTATGGTTGGTGCCGAGGCAAAGTACCTAAGCTGCGCGCTAATAGTCGAGGAGGGGTTGGAGATATCCGAGCTAGAGCGCGTGCTAGGCTCGCTAGCCACCGTCGCTCGCGAAAACGGCGTGCGGATAGTCTGCGGCGATACGAAGGTCGTACCGCGCGGCAAATGCGATAAAGTTTTTATCAACACGAGCGGTATCGGCGAGATCGTCTGCGAGGGCGTGGAGCTAAAAAGCCTGCGCGCGGGCGCAAAGATCCTGATCTCGGGCGACGTTGGCAGACACGGCGCGGTGGTGCTGGCTAGCCGCGAGGAGCTTGATCTACAAAGCGAACTAAAAAGCGACTGCAAGGCGCTAGTAGGCGCGGTAAAGGCGCTGATAGAGGGCGGCGTAAAGCCTCTTTGTATGCGCGACGCGACGCGCGGAGGTCTTTCGGCGGTGCTAAACGAATGGGCGAAATTTAGCGGCCTAGACATCCTCGTGCGCGAGGAGGATATCAGGGTCAGCGACGAAGTGACGGGCGTTTGCGAGCTATTTGGTTTTGAGCCGTATGAGCTAGCCAACGAGGGTACGTTCGTGCTGGCCGTAGATGAAAAAGACGAAGCGCGCGCGCTTGAGATTTTGCGCAAATTTGACGCTAACGCAGCTTTGATTGGCGAGATCTTAGGCGCCGCAAACGGTCGCGTCATCCTGCAAAACGCATACGGCTCGAAGCGCTTTTTAGAAGCGCCAAAGGGCGAGCTTTTGCCTAGAATATGCTAG
- a CDS encoding flagellar protein, giving the protein MGSAWSYSAKECSADGKFSAEFEGHEIAMGAPSLGELRLYASAEAQGLNLKCEESDGENENVKFSQSGEILLSEQATACFTFSDDSRFLAFAEWTADKMQLVKVLRLADMSLKTVDRLQRVAEFLSFRDGLLEILDSPIFMPGSFWVDVRELFDDEIKS; this is encoded by the coding sequence ATGGGTTCTGCTTGGAGTTACAGCGCGAAAGAGTGCAGCGCGGACGGTAAATTTAGCGCGGAATTTGAAGGTCATGAGATAGCCATGGGCGCGCCGAGTTTGGGCGAGCTACGGCTTTACGCGAGCGCTGAGGCACAAGGTTTAAATTTGAAGTGCGAAGAAAGCGATGGCGAGAACGAAAACGTAAAATTTAGCCAAAGCGGCGAGATTTTACTTAGCGAGCAGGCTACGGCGTGTTTTACGTTTTCGGACGATTCGCGGTTTTTGGCCTTTGCCGAGTGGACGGCTGATAAAATGCAGCTCGTAAAGGTGCTACGGCTAGCGGACATGAGCCTAAAAACCGTTGACAGACTCCAAAGAGTCGCGGAGTTTTTGTCTTTTAGGGACGGCTTGCTGGAGATTTTGGACTCGCCGATTTTTATGCCCGGAAGCTTTTGGGTGGACGTTCGCGAGCTTTTTGACGATGAGATCAAAAGCTAA
- a CDS encoding GDYXXLXY domain-containing protein, translating to MKLKLIFAAAVFQILAVIAMLAYAYAPIYFGKEILLQTTLHDPRDMFRGDYVRLSYGFAGVYELDKRDSNLSKRQQLHGSKIYAILKQDKDGKYKFDKYSFERPSGGTFLAGRVDYNTANFGIEAFFMPPKSAKQMERDMMEFNATAVISVMDNGKARIKDIVIEKPKVGESSKR from the coding sequence ATGAAACTAAAGCTAATTTTTGCCGCCGCGGTATTTCAAATTTTAGCCGTGATAGCGATGCTTGCGTATGCGTACGCGCCGATATATTTTGGCAAAGAGATCTTGCTGCAAACTACGCTTCACGATCCGCGCGATATGTTTCGCGGCGATTACGTGCGCCTTAGCTACGGCTTTGCGGGCGTTTACGAGCTGGACAAAAGAGACTCAAATTTGAGCAAAAGGCAGCAGCTGCACGGTAGTAAAATTTACGCTATCTTAAAGCAGGACAAAGACGGCAAATATAAATTTGACAAATATAGCTTCGAGCGACCTAGCGGTGGGACGTTTTTAGCGGGTAGGGTTGATTATAATACCGCAAATTTCGGCATCGAAGCCTTTTTCATGCCGCCCAAAAGTGCAAAGCAAATGGAGCGAGATATGATGGAATTTAACGCCACCGCCGTCATCAGCGTGATGGATAACGGCAAAGCTCGTATCAAGGATATCGTAATAGAAAAGCCAAAAGTCGGAGAATCTAGCAAGCGTTAA